From a single Candidatus Anaeroferrophillus wilburensis genomic region:
- a CDS encoding shikimate dehydrogenase — MNRITSETAIYGIMGNPLHHSLSPRLHNEVFQRHNINAVYLAFPVAAGGVAAAVAGLKALTISGINVTIPHKEAVIPHLDRVDETARAIGAVNTITRRDGQLVGSNTDWQGFADSLTHLGFDPAGRQIVLLGCGGSARAVIYALGKKNCKGIMIYNRTQEKAAAVAEHFSTLFPATRISVRPLADFSRAGGRQPMPIIIDTLPGPVSFTAPPAADQTGEATLYYPISYGAGARGKQCPADWQRVDGLAMLVFQACRSFSLWFGRRFSATQAAAFYGEMLADLQTANEPDPGGHPETAFFASRDIKER; from the coding sequence ATGAACCGGATTACCAGCGAAACAGCAATTTACGGCATTATGGGCAACCCGCTGCACCACAGCCTGTCGCCCCGCCTCCACAATGAGGTCTTCCAGCGCCACAATATAAATGCGGTTTATCTGGCCTTCCCGGTGGCGGCCGGCGGGGTGGCGGCAGCGGTGGCCGGCCTCAAAGCCCTGACGATCAGCGGCATCAATGTCACCATCCCCCACAAGGAGGCGGTCATTCCCCATCTGGACCGGGTGGATGAAACCGCCCGGGCAATCGGGGCGGTCAACACCATCACCCGCCGCGATGGACAGCTGGTGGGCAGCAACACCGACTGGCAGGGTTTTGCCGACTCGCTGACCCACTTGGGCTTCGATCCGGCCGGCAGGCAGATTGTTCTGCTGGGCTGCGGCGGTTCGGCGAGGGCGGTGATCTATGCCCTGGGCAAAAAAAACTGTAAAGGAATCATGATCTACAACCGAACACAGGAAAAAGCGGCGGCCGTGGCTGAACATTTTTCAACCCTCTTTCCCGCCACCCGGATCAGCGTCCGGCCCCTGGCCGATTTTTCCCGTGCCGGCGGCCGGCAGCCGATGCCGATCATTATCGACACCCTGCCCGGCCCGGTATCCTTCACTGCACCGCCGGCAGCCGACCAGACCGGTGAGGCGACACTCTATTATCCGATCAGCTACGGTGCCGGCGCCAGAGGCAAACAGTGCCCCGCCGACTGGCAGCGGGTTGACGGCCTGGCAATGCTGGTCTTCCAGGCCTGCCGGAGTTTCTCCCTGTGGTTCGGCAGGCGTTTCTCCGCCACCCAGGCAGCCGCTTTCTACGGTGAAATGCTGGCTGATCTGCAAACGGCGAACGAGCCTGACCCCGGCGGGCATCCTGAAACAGCTTTTTTCGCCAGCAGGGATATCAAGGAACGGTAA